The Nicotiana sylvestris chromosome 6, ASM39365v2, whole genome shotgun sequence genomic sequence TATCAAGCTCGCGAAAGCTGAGATCCTTAACATCATCAATATTAGGCCATCTTCGCTTGTTGAACTTTACCCGGTAATGTTTGGAAAGATGATGCTCTTGGTATATTGACTATTTAAACTTGCAGCATTGTAACTTGTCGACATCTGTGAGCTGTTGTATTATTGTTGCACACCTCAGGTTTTCCATACTTTTAAGCAATGGAAAATATAGATAAATGACCGTTCCCCAATCGAGAGGAAGCAGGAAAGAAGATGTAGTTTACCTCCTTGGTGCACTCATCTAATTTGAGCAAATAAAAAATGGTGCATTCGTCATGGTTTAGTCGTTTACAATGGTAAGCCCCAAGAGTGTGACCTTGTTATTGAGGTGATTGTTGGGATCCTTGGGTACGCTAAAGGAAATTGGTTTACTTGATTAGATTTTGAAGGGTAAGGATGAGACCATGTATCCTCACGAGCTTCCATGGTTGGTGTACAATTGAGTGCGTGGTGTTAATGTGTTGCATTCGGATAACTCCCGCCTTTAGGTGTCATTAGATAGCCAGTTGCCACTTGCCAACCATATGTTGAATACATGCTGATTAACTGTATGAACGTCTCTTCCAACTTCATAATTTATATAAAACTCTAGCATGCTTTCCGAACCAAATCATGTCATTGAGGTCACCCTTTCATTTACATGTTATATTGATTTTGCTTGAGGTTctgatatatattttcttttcttaacaTATGCAGATAATAGAGGAATATGACAACCGTTTTGGGGAAGCTACAGAAACAATGGAAGAGTTTGTGGAAACTGTGCAGCTGTTGCCACCTCCTCCAAACCAAATGCAGTCTGAACAAGGAACTGCTGCAGACGAAACAGAAGTTCCAGATGGAGAAAAGATAGAGGTTGCCGAATAGACTCTGTAGGTCATACAAGAAACCTTTTGGTGAAAGTTTTTTGTTTCTTCGCGAAAGCACTGCATATACTAGTTTACATAGATATGGTGTTCTAGTCTTACAAGTACTGAAATTACAAGTTTGGCTTGAGTTTTTAGTTATAGATGCTTCTTACATTTCTTGAACAGAAACGGAAGGTCTGAATGCTGATTTCTTTCATTCGTGCCCATTTCCACTTCCCTATTTTGATTATTGTTGTCAATCTTGATATTGGCTTCATACGGCTGGTAGGCTTGTGTTAAATTATATAACGCTAATGAAAATAGAAACTGAGAGACCAATGAGGAAATGATTTGTATTAGTGAGGAAGTTGTTGCTCCTTCACCTCGTAATATGTTCAAGTTAAAAGGATTCAATCCAGCTTCGGATGCTTGCCTATACTTCTTGTCTCGAGCATCTCGGATCCATACATCGAAGGGGTAACGAACATTTTAGTCTAAATTCGACATCAATTGGTCATGCAATTTGGGATCCTCATTTTTGTTTACCGGCCGCGGAAGCTTTTACTTGAGGAGGTGCTCTTGGCCCAGAGAATTTTGCTTATTCTGGTATTTATCAGTGGTGATATACAACCGGTTCCAATTTTTGCCTCTTCTTCTCCCTCTGAATCAAACCTTTCCTTGTCATAATGGTTGAATTTATATTagtatccatgatacaatccgAATCCAAGATGTAGAAATAGAAGAAGGTGCACCCCTCTACGTCAAAAGAAATGAGATTATTCCGTGGACGTGGTTATTGGCAAGAACTTATTGAATGCATCGTTTAGGCTCATTGTAAATTAGGAGTCGCTCCTGCCACTTAGTCGAGAGCCTTGAGCATTATACAAGGACGTGCTATAGGAGTAACTCATTAACTTCTGGGTGGAATTGCCACAATATGGATATCAAATGATTAATGATGACCCGAATCCGCATATTTTCTACAAAAATATCGCAGAATTTTAGGACCTAAAGATGTTGATCTTGATGAAGAATTC encodes the following:
- the LOC104245999 gene encoding uncharacterized protein isoform X1 — protein: MKILEANAGALTNFEVLDFLCSRGAGRDPTRVIVPVAPSEFKVYDYLEQTAACNQTRQAIGEFLEKCKSIKLAKAEILNIINIRPSSLVELYPIIEEYDNRFGEATETMEEFVETVQLLPPPPNQMQSEQGTAADETEVPDGEKIEVAE